In a genomic window of Scheffersomyces stipitis CBS 6054 chromosome 4, complete sequence:
- a CDS encoding predicted protein (go_function damaged DNA binding; ATP binding~go_process mismatch repair) encodes ERDYNHATDGEYKKLRAKADDLYKKRNQLSQQSQQAYKSGDKQKAHELSEKAKQIVDEAEGYNRQAAEYVFRENNADSGPDEIDLHGLYVKEAEYILQNRIANDIRTNQSHLRVIVGKGLHSANGIAKLKPAIDQMCDECNLKHKLDPHNSGVLVIDLTNTQSSQVPNHWGPVSQPQAAYHGSGQPQYQQQQQGGQPGYYQQQGGQGQNSDVSNILVKILCFCVKN; translated from the coding sequence GAACGTGACTACAATCATGCCACCGATGGGGAGTACAAGAAGCTCCGTGCCAAAGCTGACGACTTGTACAAGAAAAGGAACCAACTCAGTCAACAGTCGCAACAGGCATATAAAAGCGGCGACAAACAAAAGGCACACGAGTTGAGTGAGAAAGCAAAGCAGATTGTAGATGAAGCTGAAGGCTATAATCGTCAAGCAGCGGAGTATGTGTTTCGGGAGAATAACGCCGACTCTGGCCCAGATGAAATCGATCTTCACGGCTTATATGTCAAGGAAGCCGAGTATATCTTGCAGAACAGAATAGCCAACGACATCAGGACCAATCAGTCGCACTTGAGAGTAATTGTAGGTAAAGGGTTACATTCAGCCAATGGTatagccaagttgaaaccaGCCATCGACCAGATGTGTGACGAGTGCAACTTAAAACATAAACTCGATCCACATAACTCAGGAGTCTTGGTTATCGACTTGACCAATACCCAGTCTTCACAGGTTCCAAACCACTGGGGGCCAGTTTCGCAACCACAAGCTGCTTACCATGGCTCTGGCCAGCCCCAGtaccaacagcaacaacaaggTGGACAGCCTGGTTACTACCAGCAACAAGGAGGCCAGGGCCAGAACTCCGATGTGTCCAACATCCTTGTCAAGATCCTCTGCTTCTGTGTCAAAAAC
- a CDS encoding predicted protein — protein IPTLADTIAHLKLLKAFAVLRDSIVDESLEPRYSIKVWQVFITNAVRRFIIFITALKEYHNLEPNSPFDERNIFDTARSNRFIKTLDSLIPPLDVVMVWHAFLLNPKSFYDNCVRNDILPFGMFPLPLKRLSDSIDNDSFVYKPSEVLKDNYLDVVSSFTVEPTDLIYDMDNFAMYEQLVSISCPSCDQIILKDIPYTNDASTGFADDGFKQKINYGKCRCQFSDIITHEELRKRQLYADVRSDIPLPGLYKYFSNVISDKYFRPRNPVKINNFIKKEFTRLALNSIGTRTLEDTIAKASSDKKYMNLISHTVARGILICEDLVGCVLRQERFVKKMNEIDWLHSPLIQEGLAESVIRYSRFFKLLTSYEHRLMLVPTLDIDLIWHTHQLSMYYYFTDCQSTEREAVIDHDDKVEEGRLDDCFEKTARYYKYRFKQDYSLCHCWYCLSLRSKSQSKLKSIFGKKKIEAKLAETQSSPLFMNGIGITHISIHNAICIPNTYAEERR, from the exons ATCCCCACTTTGGCAGATACAATCGCTCATTTAAAGTTGCTTAAAGCGTTTGCCGTGTTGAGAGATTCAATCGTAGATGAGAGTTTAGAGCCAAGGTATTCCATTAAGGTGTGGCAAGTATTCATTACGAATGCAGTGAGACGGTttatcatcttcattaCGGCATTGAAAGAGTACCACAATCTTGAGCCGAATTCACCATTTGACGAAAGGAATATATTTGACACTGCCAGAAGCAACAGATTCATAAAGACCTTAGATAGTTTGATACCTCCCTTGGATGTAGTCATGGTGTGGCATgccttcttgttgaatccGAAGAGCTTCTATGATAATTGTGTCAGAAATGACATCTTGCCGTTTGGAATGTTTCCCTTACCTTTGAAGAGGCTTAGTGATTCTATAGATAATGACAGTTTTGTCTACAAACCATCAGAAGTCTTAAAAGACAACTACTTGGATGTGGTTTCATCCTTTACGGTGGAGCCCACCGACTTGATCTATGACATGGACAACTTCGCGATGTATGAACAGTTGGTTTCAATCAGTTGTCCTTCTTGCGATCAAATCATCTTGAAGGATATTCCTTACACCAATGATGCTTCTACTGGGTTTGCAGACGATGGTTTCAAGCAGAAGATTAACTATGGCAAATGTAGATGCCAATTCAGTGATATCATAACCCATGAAGAATTGCGCAAGCGTCAGTTGTATGCTGACGTTCGATCAGATATACCCTTGCCAGGGTTGTATAAATACTTCTCCAATGTTATCTCTGATAAGTACTTCAGGCCACGTAATCCGGTTAAAATaaacaatttcatcaagaaaGAGTTCACCAGATTAGCACTTAATAGCATCGGTACCAGGACCCTTGAAGATACCATCGCTAAAGCATCATCAGACAAGAAATAT ATGAATTTGATTAGTCATACGGTGGCTCGTGGAATCCTAATATGTGAAGACTTGGTTGGTTGCGTTCTAAGACAAGAACGGTTCGTCAAAAAGATGAACGAGATCGATTGGCTTCATTCTCCGTTGATCCAAGAAGGGTTGGCTGAGTCCGTTATTCGATACAGTAGATTTTTTAAGTTATTGACATCGTATGAGCATAGGCTCATGTTGGTTCCGACTCTAGACATTGACCTAATCTGGCATACTCACCAATTGTCAATGTACTACTATTTTACAGATTGCCAGAGTACAGAAAGAGAGGCTGTCATTGACCATGACGacaaagtagaagaaggaagactAGACGACTGTTTTGAGAAAACGGCCCGCTATTACAAGTATCGGTTTAAACAAGACTACTCGCTCTGccattgttggtattgtcTTCTGTTGAGGAGTAAGAGCCAGTCGAAATTGAAGTCGATATTcggcaagaagaagattgaagCAAAGTTGGCCGAAACGCAGTCCAGTCCTTTATTCATGAATGGTATTGGGATTACGCACATCAGCATTCACAATGCCATTTGTATTCCTAATACGTACGCTgaggaaagaaga
- the TEF3 gene encoding translational elongation factor EF-1 alpha (translational elongation factor EF-1 alpha (EF1A)~go_component cytoplasm~go_function translation elongation factor activity~go_process protein biosynthesis; translational elongation): MGKEKTHVNVVVIGHVDSGKSTTTGHLIFKCGGIDKRTIEKFEKEAAELGKGSFKYAWVLDKLKAERERGITIDIALWKFETPKYHVTVIDAPGHRDFIKNMITGTSQADCAILIIAGGTGEFEAGISKDGQTREHALLAYTLGVKQLIVAVNKMDSVKWDKNRFEEIVKETSNFVKKVGYNPKTVPFVPISGWNGDNMIEPSPNCPWYKGWEKETKAGKSSGKTLLEAIDAIEPPSRPTDKPLRLPLQDVYKIGGIGTVPVGRVETGIIKAGMVVTFAPAGVTTEVKSVEMHHEQLTEGVPGDNVGFNVKNVSVKEIRRGNVCGDSKNDPPKAAESFNAQVIVLNHPGQISSGYSPVLDCHTAHIACKFDTLIEKIDRRTGKKLEENPKFVKSGDAAIVKMVPTKPMCVEAFTDYPPLGRFAVRDMRQTVAVGVIKSVEKSDKAGKVTKAAVKAGKK, from the coding sequence ATGGGTAAGGAAAAGACTCACGTTAACGTCGTTGTTATTGGTCACGTCGACTCTGGTAAGTCCACCACCACCGGACacttgatcttcaagtGTGGTGGTATCGACAAGAGAACCATTGAAAAGTTCGAAAAGGAAGCCGCTGAATTGGGTAAGGGTTCTTTCAAGTACGCTTGGGTTTTGGACAAACTTAAGgctgaaagagaaagaggTATCACCATCGATATCGCTTTGTGGAAGTTCGAAACTCCAAAGTACCACGTCACCGTCATTGATGCTCCAGGTCACAGagatttcatcaagaacatgATCACTGGTACTTCCCAAGCTGACTGTGCTATTTTGATTATCGCTGGTGGTACCGGTGAATTCGAAGCTGGTATCTCCAAGGACGGTCAAACCAGAGAACACGCTTTGCTTGCCTACACCTTGGGTGTTAAGCAATTGATTGTTGCTGTCAACAAGATGGACTCCGTCAAGTGGGACAAGAACAGATTCGAAGAAATCGTCAAGGAAACCTCTAACTTCGTCAAGAAGGTCGGTTACAACCCAAAGACTGTTCCATTCGTCCCAATCTCTGGTTGGAACGGTGACAACATGATTGAACCATCTCCAAACTGCCCATGGTACAAGGGTTGGGAAAAGGAAACCAAGGCCGGTAAGTCCTCTGGTAAGACCTTGTTGGAAGCCATTGACGCTATCGAACCACCTTCGAGACCAACCGACAAGCCATTGAGATTGCCATTGCAAGATGTTTACAAGATCGGTGGTATTGGTACGGTGCCAGTCGGTAGAGTTGAAACCGGTATCATCAAGGCCGGTATGGTTGTCACCTTTGCCCCAGCTGGTGTCACCACTGAAGTCAAGTCCGTCGAAATGCACCACGAACAATTGACTGAAGGTGTCCCAGGTGACAACGTTGGTTTCAACGTCAAGAACGTTTCCGTCAAGGAAATCAGAAGAGGTAACGTCTGTGGTGACTCCAAGAACGACCCACCAAAGGCTGCTGAATCTTTCAACGCTCAAGTTATCGTCTTGAACCACCCAGGTCAAATCTCCTCTGGTTACTCTCCAGTCTTGGATTGTCACACTGCCCACATTGCTTGTAAGTTCGACACCTTGATTGAAAAGATCGACAGAAGAACTGgtaagaagttggaagaaaaccCTAAGTTCGTCAAGTCCGGTGATGCTGCTATCGTCAAGATGGTCCCAACCAAGCCAATGTGTGTTGAAGCCTTCACTGACTACCCACCTTTAGGTAGATTCGCCGTCAGAGACATGAGACAAACCGTTGCCGTCGGTGTCATCAAGTCTGTTGAAAAGTCTGACAAGGCTGGTAAGGTTACCAAGGCTGCTGTCAAGGCTGGTAAGAAGTAA